The proteins below come from a single Lates calcarifer isolate ASB-BC8 linkage group LG11, TLL_Latcal_v3, whole genome shotgun sequence genomic window:
- the cmc4 gene encoding cx9C motif-containing protein 4 — translation MISSDEGMPQKDPCQKQACAIQKCLQANKYVESMCEDVIREMRRCCEAHTGNSICCSGFKYSKPAEKKSET, via the exons ATGATAAGTTCTGACGAAG GCATGCCACAGAAAGACCCGTGTCAAAAGCAGGCATGTGCAATTCAGAAGTGCTTACAAG CTAACAAATACGTGGAGAGCATGTGTGAGGACGTGATCAGGGAGATGCGGCGGTGCTGTGAGGCGCACACGGGAAATTCCATCTGCTGCTCCGGGTTCAAGTACTCAAAACCTGCGGAGAAGAAAAGCGAAACATAA
- the LOC108902997 gene encoding hsp90 co-chaperone Cdc37: MSRIDYSVWDHIEVSDDEDDTHPNIDTPSLFRWRHQARVERMEEFQKKGEELSKLLSECRRKLSEAQKKVQELSISATDDAKAELSKAQAEEKKLKKEEREWEKKLEEHNREEKRMPWNVDTLSKDGFSKSIVNVKPDSKEETEEEKEQKHKTFVEKYEKQIKHFGMLRRWDDSQKYLSDNPHLVCEETANYLVIMCIDLEVEEKHALMEQVAHQTIVMQFILELAKSLKVDPRGCFRQFFSKIKTADQQYQEAFNDELESFKERVRGRAKIRIEKAMREYEEEERQKRMGPGGLDPVEVYESLPLEMQKCFDEKDIQMLQDVISKMDPTEAKAHMKRCIDSGLWVPNSKTDDGDEKEEDATYEEVKQEQEETKKE, encoded by the exons ATGTCCAGGATAGACTACAGCGTGTGGGACCACATTGAGGTGTCCGATGATGAAGATGACACCCACCCAAACATCGACACACCCAGCCTATTTAGATGGAGACACCAG gCACGTGTGGAGCGGATGGAAGAATTTCAGAAAAAAGGCGAAGAACTAAGCAAGTTACTCAGTGAGTGTCGGCGCAAGCTATCAGAGGCACAGAAGAAAGTACAAGAGCTGAGCATCTCAGCAACAGATGATGCCAAAGCAGAGCTGAGCAAAGCCCAGGCTGAggagaagaaactgaaaaaagaggAACGGGAGTGGGAGAAGAAGTTGGAGGAACACAATCGGGAAGAGAAAAGGATGCCATGGAATGTGGACACACTCAGCAAAGATGGTTTCAGCAAG AGCATTGTTAATGTCAAACCTGATTCTAAAGAAGAGactgaagaagagaaagagcaaaagCATAAAACCTTTGTGGAGAAATATGAGAAGCAGATCAAACATTTTG GCATGTTGCGGCGTTGGGATGACAGCCAGAAGTACCTCTCTGACAACCCTCATCTAGTATGTGAAGAGACCGCCAACTATCTGGTCATCATGTGCATTGACCTTGAAGTTGAGGAG AAACATGCATTGATGGAGCAAGTGGCTCATCAGACCATCGTCATGCAGTTCATTCTAGAGCTGGCCAAAAGTCTCAAGGTGGATCCCCGTGGGTGCTTTCGTCAATTCTTCTCCAAGATTAAG ACAGCAGATCAGCAGTACCAGGAAGCTTTCAATGATGAGCTGGAATCATTTAAGGAACGGGTTCGTGGCAGGGCGAAGATCCGCATAGAAAAGGCCATGAGGGAGTATGAGGAAGAGGAACGACAAAAGCGCATGGGACCAGGAGGGCTAGATCCTGTTGAGGTGTACGAATCCCTGCCACTG GAGATGCAGAAGTGCTTTGATGAGAAGGACATCCAAATGTTACAAGATGTTATTAGCAAAATGGACCCAACG GAGGCAAAGGCTCACATGAAGAGGTGCATAGACTCTGGGCTCTGGGTCCCCAACTCCAAGacagatgatggtgatgaaaaagaggaagatgcTACCTATGAGGAGGTGAAACAGGAGCAGGAAGAAACCAAGAAGGAATGA
- the LOC108902994 gene encoding hemicentin-2 isoform X3 — MGNDFLRWIMTFCMVYSVSGEGCSLILKPSRVVVGFGEPVSVSCEAARPVRVLGWESAISAAHTQQDLSVQWKVDSLIDWIEEPICYGVFFTAPRQCEEKLNLVLYKTPDSVSIRPVNHTGPMVEGKEYQLLCEVQNIAPVQYLTLRWYRGQTEVYNHSFSDLTSSSPVQVSSILVVTPTRAENGAQYRCVAELELGPEGPQPPPTVTSEPLNASVYFPPAFLSPEPEVLDLTEGAEIFLNCTATGNPAPVYSWQSSHPMQERMEDEAVLTSSSLLPGTYTCTASNTLEKKSKQFTVKGKAKGV; from the exons ATGGGAAACGACTTTCTGAGATGGATTATGACGTTTTGCATGGTTTATTCAG TGTCAGGTGAAGGATGCTCCCTGATCCTGAAGCCCTCCAGGGTTGTGGTGGGCTTTGGGGAGCCGGTGTCAGTCAGCTGCGAGGCCGCCCGCCCCGTCCGTGTCCTGGGCTGGGAATCGGCCATCAGTGCTGCACACACTCAGCAGGACCTGTCCGTCCAGTGGAAGGTAGACAGCCTCATCGACTGGATAGAGGAGCCCATCTGTTATGGGGTGTTCTTCACGGCCCCCAGACAATGTGAGGAGAAACTCAACCTGGTCCTCTACA AAACCCCAGATAGTGTCTCCATCAGGCCTGTGAACCACACTGGCCCCATGGTGGAGGGTAAAGAGTACCAGCTGCTCTGCGAGGTTCAGAATATCGCTCCCGTTCAGTATCTCACCCTGAGGTGGTACAGAGGGCAGACTGAGGTTTATAACCACTCCTTCTCTGACCTCACGTCCTCCTCACCTGTCCAAGTGTCCTCTATCCTCGTCGTCACGCCAACCAGAGCTGAGAATGGAGCACAGTACAGGTGTGTGGCAGAGCTGGAGCTTGGACCAGAGGGACCGCAACCACCTCCTACTGTGACCTCTGAGCCTCTTAATGCTTCAGTGTACT TTCCCCCAGCATTCCTCAGTCCTGAACCAGAAGTTTTAGACCTTACAGAAGGTGCTGAAATCTTCTTAAACTGCACCGCTACAGGAAACCCTGCACCTGTGTACAGCTGGCAATCCTCCCATCCTATGCAGGAAAGGATGGAGGATGAAGCAGTTCTtacctcctcctcactgctccCAGGGACCTACACCTGCACAGCCTCTAATACACTGGAGAAGAAGAGCAAGCAGTTCACTGTCAAGGGCAAGGCCAAAG GTGTTTGA